From Triticum urartu cultivar G1812 chromosome 2, Tu2.1, whole genome shotgun sequence, a single genomic window includes:
- the LOC125539248 gene encoding AUGMIN subunit 6-like — translation MSTDREKEREAELEGAMYTNCLLLGLDPAVLGSPAGAGAGAAPTRVGLFRHSNPRLGEQLLYFLLSSLRGPAQSAKDFDKVWPIFDSAQSREFRKIVQGVISELEQQGALPRSNSRVSSLATCCGPRFVELLWQLSVHALREVHRRTFPADAASNPLPAALTDVSYLHAAALLPVTKARIALERRKFLENANIAVQRQTTWSNLAHEMTAEFRSLCAEEACLQQELEKLQVMRNKAKIEGEPWDERISSSSGQNSHLVSKATRLWESILARKDQHEVLASGPIEDLIAHREHRYRISGSQLLAAMDMGSSLDKQEQISLFQGKEEALSRLDDRNGRAQQTVDVAEILRRWTHALQRIHKQSLHLAKANDGEGPELLRSASDGETSSHADSLTATLAEHRQHLVSIQGLINQLKEAIPAMQQSIAELSEEVNSVPSNPMDQTNSRQLSLQNTVLGRSEESSCEVSEMTSKLSSMRIDKAGSSPALKLPPLFSLTPSSSGKGIQTQRRNALARQPSKEIMPEEKSLIDLSTKDQANGSVHENDGYFAHDIRRSVREAALSKPLSSRESAQDKSSDDGSEHFFIPLSTVASRKDVGAVANRRKQRTGLPSSQSKLLKSTGDPYFNPDSPMPAAPALSGKPNGYDDPSSAANFFDPVSGQSFMTDDALDQMFSPPLMLEPSLFHDTYAYEDLLAPLSETDAALMEH, via the coding sequence ATGTCGACGGATCGGGAGAAGGAGCGGGAGGcggagctggagggcgccatgtACACCAACTGCCTCCTCCTCGGCCTCGATCCCGCCGTCCTCGGCTCccccgccggcgccggcgccggcgccgccccCACACGCGTCGGCCTCTTCCGCCACTCCAACCCTCGCCTCGGCGAGCAGCTCCTCTACTTCCTCCTGTCCTCGCTCCGCGGCCCCGCGCAGTCCGCCAAGGACTTCGACAAGGTGTGGCCCATCTTTGATTCCGCGCAGTCCAGGGAGTTCCGCAAGATCGTGCAAGGCGTCATCAGCGAGCTGGAGCAGCAGGGGGCGCTGCCGCGGAGCAACTCCAGGGTTTCGTCCCTCGCCACCTGCTGCGGGCCGAGGTTCGTTGAGCTTTTGTGGCAGCTCTCTGTCCATGCCTTGAGGGAGGTCCACAGGAGGACGTTTCCGGCTGATGCGGCATCAAATCCACTGCCGGCGGCGCTCACAGATGTCTCTTATCTTCATGCGGCTGCATTGCTTCCTGTAACCAAGGCAAGGATTGCTCTCGAGAGGAGAAAATTTCTAGAAAATGCAAATATTGCTGTTCAGAGGCAAACAACCTGGTCGAATTTAGCCCATGAAATGACTGCTGAATTCCGAAGTCTGTGTGCTGAAGAGGCATGTCTGCAGCAGGAGTTAGAGAAGCTACAAGTTATGAGAAACAAAGCCAAGATAGAGGGGGAACCGTGGGACGAACGTATATCAAGCTCGTCTGGACAGAATTCACATTTGGTATCTAAGGCAACACGTTTGTGGGAATCGATATTGGCTCGCAAAGACCAGCATGAGGTTTTAGCTTCCGGGCCAATTGAAGATCTTATAGCACATCGTGAGCATAGGTATCGCATATCTGGATCGCAGTTGCTAGCAGCAATGGATATGGGTTCAAGTTTGGacaagcaggagcagatatctcTGTTCCAGGGAAAGGAAGAAGCCCTTTCAAGATTAGATGATAGGAATGGGCGTGCCCAACAAACTGTTGATGTAGCTGAAATTCTTCGACGGTGGACTCATGCTTTGCAGCGTATTCATAAACAATCTCTTCATTTGGCCAAAGCAAATGATGGGGAGGGGCCAGAATTACTCCGCAGTGCGTCTGACGGCGAAACTAGTAGCCATGCTGACTCATTAACTGCAACACTGGCTGAACATCGCCAGCATTTAGTCAGTATACAGGGCCTAATTAATCAACTCAAAGAAGCTATTCCAGCAATGCAGCAGTCAATAGCAGAACTTTCAGAAGAAGTGAATAGTGTACCTAGTAACCCAATGGATCAAACAAACTCCAGACAGTTGTCTTTGCAAAATACAGTGCTTGGAAGATCAGAAGAAAGCAGCTGCGAAGTTTCAGAGATGACTTCTAAGCTCTCTTCAATGCGCATTGACAAGGCTGGGAGTAGTCCTGCTCTGAAGCTTCCTCCTTTATTTAGCCTGACTCCGAGTTCTTCTGGAAAAGGAATACAGACACAAAGACGGAATGCCCTAGCACGCCAACCTAGCAAAGAAATTATGCCGGAAGAGAAATCACTTATTGACCTCTCAACCAAAGATCAAGCAAATGGTTCAGTGCATGAAAATGATGGTTATTTTGCCCATGACATCAGGCGTTCTGTTCGTGAAGCCGCTCTGTCAAAGCCATTGAGCAGCAGGGAGAGTGCACAGGACAAGAGCAGTGACGATGGTTCAGAGCACTTTTTCATTCCCCTATCAACAGTTGCTTCAAGGAAGGACGTGGGTGCTGTGGCAAATCGAAGAAAACAAAGGACAGGTCTACCGTCGTCACAGTCGAAGTTGCTCAAGAGCACAGGTGATCCTTACTTCAATCCTGACAGCCCAATGCCTGCAGCCCCAGCTCTGTCAGGTAAACCGAATGGCTATGATGATCCAAGCAGTGCTGCAAACTTCTTTGATCCAGTCAGTGGTCAATCGTTTATGACGGATGATGCTCTGGATCAAATGTTCTCCCCGCCACTTATGTTGGAGCCTTCCTTGTTCCACGACACGTACGCGTACGAGGACTTGCTCGCACCATTATCAGAAACTGATGCGGCTTTAATGGAACATTAG